A genomic segment from Juglans regia cultivar Chandler chromosome 14, Walnut 2.0, whole genome shotgun sequence encodes:
- the LOC109000681 gene encoding arogenate dehydratase/prephenate dehydratase 6, chloroplastic-like, whose amino-acid sequence MHAIAPPSSNNFNCFTGTGARPTLARVRRRFIQSVYRSDSVNFPNGVGLSRADWQSTCAILASKVVSQEQPTDKPDTGSGGTNHFPAVNGHKTAIDLDLVPIETADNSMSSSISSNNKPQPKPLTITDLSPAPMHGSQLRVAYQGVPGAYSEAAAGKAYPNCEAIPCDQFEVAFQAVELWIADRAVLPIENSLGGSIHRNYDLLLRHRLHIVGEVQLPVHHCLLALPGVRKEYLNRVISHPQALAQCELTLTKLGLNVAREAVDDTAGAAEFIAANNLRDTAAIASARAAGLYGLNILEDGIQDDSSNVTRFVMLAREPIIPRTDRPFKTSIVFAHGKGTSVLFKVLSAFAFRNISLTKIESRPHRNRPIRLVDDANVGTAKHFEYMFYVDFEASMAEVRAQNALAEVQEFTSFLRVLGSYPMDMTPWCPSGGD is encoded by the coding sequence ATGCATGCTATAGCTCCTCCTTCCTCTAATAATTTCAATTGCTTTACTGGTACCGGTGCTCGTCCGACGCTTGCCCGTGTTCGGCGTCGTTTTATCCAGAGTGTTTACAGGTCCGATTCCGTCAACTTCCCCAATGGTGTCGGTTTGAGCAGAGCAGACTGGCAGAGCACATGTGCCATTCTCGCCAGCAAGGTCGTCTCCCAAGAGCAACCCACCGATAAACCCGACACTGGATCAGGTGGTACCAACCACTTTCCCGCTGTAAATGGCCACAAGACAGCAATTGATCTCGACCTCGTTCCCATCGAGACGGCTGACAACAGCATGAGCAGTAGCATTAGCAGCAACAACAAGCCGCAGCCGAAGCCGCTCACCATAACGGATCTCTCCCCAGCTCCCATGCACGGTTCGCAGCTCCGTGTCGCTTACCAAGGCGTTCCCGGAGCTTACTCGGAAGCCGCCGCCGGAAAAGCATACCCGAACTGCGAAGCAATCCCCTGTGACCAGTTCGAAGTTGCTTTCCAGGCCGTGGAGCTTTGGATTGCCGATCGTGCCGTCCTCCCTATCGAGAACTCCCTCGGTGGCTCGATCCACCGGAACTACGACCTCTTACTCCGCCACCGGCTCCACATAGTCGGTGAGGTTCAATTACCGGTACACCACTGTCTCTTGGCCCTACCGGGTGTTCGAAAAGAATACTTGAACAGAGTGATATCCCACCCACAAGCCCTCGCCCAGTGCGAGTTGACCCTCACCAAACTCGGCCTCAACGTGGCACGTGAGGCCGTAGACGACACCGCTGGAGCGGCCGAGTTCATCGCCGCCAACAACCTACGCGACACGGCGGCGATTGCAAGCGCACGCGCTGCCGGCCTGTACGGCCTGAACATCTTGGAGGACGGGATCCAAGACGACTCGAGCAACGTGACCCGGTTCGTGATGCTGGCCCGAGAACCCATAATCCCAAGAACGGACCGGCCATTCAAGACGAGCATAGTGTTCGCGCACGGGAAGGGGACGTCGGTGCTGTTCAAAGTGCTGTCTGCATTCGCGTTCCGCAACATAAGCCTGACGAAGATCGAGTCGAGGCCGCACCGGAACCGACCGATACGGTTGGTGGACGACGCGAACGTGGGGACAGCGAAGCACTTCGAGTACATGTTCTACGTGGACTTCGAGGCATCGATGGCGGAGGTTAGGGCACAGAACGCGCTGGCGGAGGTGCAGGAGTTCACGTCGTTCTTGAGGGTGCTCGGTAGTTATCCCATGGACATGACTCCTTGGTGCCCTTCCGGGGGAGATTag